The genomic DNA ATTCCATACAAAGCCCAGGCAGATCCCTCCTCTGTTCTGATAAATACTTCATCACTGTTCCTAAATCgaaaacaggaggaggagaaagatgtgggtggaaaaaaaacccctAACTTCTCACTGTTTCTTGTTGTGCTGCGTTTTAAAAAGCGtcgttttaaatgttttgtgggCTAAATTTGCGAAGTTTCCTTTAATAATTAAAGTTGATgggaatgtattttttaaaataaaacatttatgtcTAATGAAgccagctttattttaatgtttatttcagGGCTGTTTCTTATTGTTGcctgtatgaaaaaaaaaaaaatcaccagagtGGATAAAGATGCAAATCTTACTTAAGATTATCTAAGAGCTTGTATGAAACATTTTGCTCATGTTGGATTTTCTTGCAGTCCCAGGTTGACTAAGTCAAAAGCCGCCTAATGAAAAGGGACGCATCACTGATTGCAGCTATATCTGGAGCCGAGGTGGAAGTGGCATCGATTTAACAATTTAGCAGCACCCTCCTCTGTGTGTTTCCATTAGTCACGGCTGAATACCACCCACTTTCCCCCTTTCACtccctccaaacacacacaaacaccctcacacacacgcatatcCAAAGCTGGGGAGGTATATTCCACTACTCCTGAACGGGATTTCTATCATCCAAAGTGATTCCACTATTGGTTCCAGTGCAGTGGACAGCTAATGTAAGGGCACACTCAGAGAACTTGGCCATGCTACAGAATacactttttatttctgtgactCAGTGCATGTGCAGGCTATAGTGCAAGTGTACAATACTGTATATTTTTCATGTGTGTTAACCGTACATCCTCGCTGCGGGGAAGTGTGTGGTGACATCTGATCATCGATGAGGTTTATAAGAGTCTGTAAGTTGTAAGACAGTTGGGGGATATCAAATTGCCACTGCTAATTGACCGTTCGCTAAACCCCTTCATTGTCCAATAACAATTTTCCAATTATGGCTTAGCAATTGTAACTAAGCACAGCTGCTCTGTCTGGTAATGTACATGAATCTTTTTTCCAAGCctttccaaaacaaaaacatacaacaaGCTGTTTAAAGATGGATAGAACTGTTCTAATGTAAGCTGCAGTTGTTGGCATGTCTCATCCTTAAAGGCTGCATGTTGTCTACATGTAGTATCAGCTGGTGGTGATGCCGACTTTTTGCTCTAGACATGAAACTTAAGCCTCAGGCTTTTAGCATGATATCATGTACATAGTGCACGAATGCATATTTCAGATTCTTGCTTTAAAACAAATCCACATTGAAGTCAGACAGACTTGTGGATCTGACATGTAGCTCCACAAGTTTTACACTGTTCATTTCACACTGAAAAATCAACGCCTGTGGACTAGAAATGAGGATCCTGCTTTGGATTTCTTTTGCCTTAAACAAAAATTTCATCAGGTGTTAGCGAACGGTCAATTTATCACGTCACCCAAACAAAATATAGACTTTTGCTATAAGTCCAGCAGTCAAAATGTCCCACTGACGATGTGTTGGTGGACTACAAAGATGATGTAGGCCGAACAATTTCAAAGGATTGTCCGGGTGTTCTGCTGTCCATCACTGCTTCGTTTAAGCCTTTCCACGCCTCAGCCGGTTTGGGCTGCTGGAAAGGAGGATCGTGGAAAACTCCGTCCACCCATTCTCTGAGTGTAGCGACTGGTGATTCCTGTTGCCTGTCTGCCTTGGTGAGCGCCATGTTTGTCGCATAGCCGGGTGAGGAAGACCCGGCCGACGACAGCATACAAGGAGGGTACTCTGGCTGCAAGCTGGCTTCCAAAGACACCGCAGTGTGAGCAATGGACCAGATTTTCGGCTTGGTGTCTGTGTTCCGAAGGTCTGGGTTAAGATAGAAGGAGCTGTTTTGGTGGTGGACCGGTGTGAGTTTGGGGCAGTCTGGGGACAGTCTGTCTTTTCCGTGCAGTGGGTCTGAGCTGTGTGTGAGATGCCCGTGTGGGAGGTCTGTGTTTGGGTTTGCTTCGTTGTCCTCGGGTATAAACTGTGCTTTCGGTTCACAGTCGGAAGCGTCTGATTCCAGCAGGTCGAAGTCCTCAAGATCACTCTGTAGGTCTGCACACTGCTGATCTGCAACAATGAATGATGCAGACAACAATAAGTCTGTGCATGCCAATTAAGCTGAAGCAAGCCAAGAAACATTCAGGCCTTGCTTACCAGGAATGTCACTCTTGGGTGGCTTCTCGGCCTCGTCACTGTCGTCTTCACAGCATCGGTCATCAGAGCTTTTGCAGGCTCGTGGTGACCACGTTACCTTGTTCTCCTTCTTCAGTCTCCTGCGTGCATTGGCAAACCATGTAGACACCTGAGAGAGGGAAGCAATGGAGGTCAGAAAGGAACTTGAAATCATACAAAAAGTAAGTTTATTATATGGGAAGTAATAAAAGGAAAGGTGAAAAATATACTACGACGTAAGAAAAAATGTGGAATTAAAgtaatcaaaaataaagacaaaatgttccaTCAAGTGTATAATATTTTTCTAAAACCCACCTGTGTCAGAGTCATCCTGGTGATGATAGCCAGCATTATCTTCTCCCCCTTCGTTGGATAGGGGTTCTTCTGGTGCTCCTGCAGCCAAGCCTTCAGGGTGCTGGTGGTCTCTCGGGTGGCATTTTTGCGACGTGAAGCGCCGTCTGAGCAAGAATACCTGAGACAGACGGTGATAATCACTATAATAGTTAGCTCATACTAAAAAAGTGAATGTTATTtgctataaaaaaaatcccctctcATTTATTGACTATAAAATACTACATGAATGATGTCTTAGGAGAGATATTATACCACAATCAAACCACTGCTGCATAGCATATACCAGTCCCAGACATTAATTCCCAATATGGATATTAGAGTTCTGTTATAATACTAaaatttgaaaacataaaagtaTGTGAAGTCATTATAAAGTTGCGACAGACACCCTAGAAATATTTGTCAGCAGCCCTAAGTAAATGATGTATGATATTAATATATTGAAGTTTTCTTTTGAGGAAATAGGCTTTAATTTACAGGCAATAAAAGCACTCATTGACTCACCCATATCTGTCATAGGGATATTGTCCAAATGTGTATTCATAAGGGTAGTAGGCAGGAGTCTGAGATGTCCCCACATGCACAGATGCAGCTCCTTCTTTGGGATCTAGTGGCCCCTGAAaagattgaaaaataaatgccatGAATAAAATTCTAATCGAACTTAAACTCTAAAAATATTCccttttttatttcagaaatgcTCTGGGAATGGCTTCAGTGCTTGTttgcttctccttctcctcccttcttttctgtctctacTGAGAAATCAGTAGAGACAGATTTCTGAGCAATTGTACATTTAAAGTTAATGCCAACAACATCAGTGAGCTAATAGTGAAATGTGGCTCTTACTCTGGAATATAGAGCGTCGCTGGCGCAGGTGTTGTAATAGCTTTGGCTCTTTGGATAAGGGCCGCTGTAAACCCCGATGCCAGCTCCAGGGGTGAGCTGGTGACCTGGGGAGCGCAGCACCGGGTGGGATGGAGGAGTTCCCGCCTCCAGGCAGCCGGCCAGAGAGCTGGAGGTCATCAAAAACTATGGAGAAACGAATAAAACCAATTTGTCCCACACATGAAAATTTATCGCAAACACTTAATAACAATAAGAAGTCGGTGTATAAAGTAGTTGTCACTGAAAAAACTCCTCGTGTTGTGTCTACATTGGAACTTAAATACATgttctacttttatttttttatgtttttccttaaatttaataaaaaatgtttttacgtTTAGTCAGTCATTTCattaagcaaataaataaagtagaaAACATAGCAGAAACAACCCGTTCAAGAGttgatttttgcatcattttagaacgagtcaaatttaaaaattgagTACGTCTGTTCTGATAAAGTTTTAACACCGTCTTCTTTCAGCTTAAATCTCCAACAGTAACAATAAAGACAACCAGCATATTGACAGTACCTGTGGGGTGGTGGAGTAggagtatcccagctgagagtAAGCCATGGTTCAAATAAGATCAAAAACGCAGGAGTGCAGACGCGGGGAAACATCCAACAGCATCCGTACCAAACGCAGATTTTTGCCTCTGACACTACTTCAGAGCGAGTTTTACGGTGAACTTTccagtttttgttctttttttcatctGAATATCATCTACCACCGTTTCCAAATGAAGGCGCGCAGACATTTACGCACGACTTTCATTTTACGCGCCGCGATTAGCAGACTTTAAAAGTAACTTCTTGGCTTCTCTTGCAGTTCCGCCTCATTCACCTCGCTGCCGCAGCTCCTACAGTGTCCCTGCGATCTTACAATCCAAAgccagtttgtgtgtgtctatgtgaatgtgtgtgtgtgatcaaaCCATGCATCTCTCTGTGATGCGCTCTTTGGTTTTAAGGCGCGTCTCTCTGACGTCAGCCCGGACTCTGTGCGTGTAGCCCGGTGTTCATATCAAGACGAAGAAACTCACCTAATTAATTCCCTCCCAGTTTTCTTTCAGCTCTTATCCAAAAGAACAGCTCTGCGCAGTGCAACCCCAACAGTCCCCTAGGCTTAAAGAGAATGTGATCAATTCTGCTTtccaaataaacacacacagctgcagacatggtacgcacacgcacacacctacacacacacagtatggCCAGAGGGGGGATCAGGGATGTGGTGATGCGTTGACACCACATTGACACGAGATGATTGATGACTACAACCTGATATTAGCATAATCGTTTTGCCCTGTAGTTTAGATAACTTGTCACCACGGAGAAGTCTCGCTGTCACCCAAATATTCATGAGTGGggaaatttcaggtctcctccAAGCAAATTAATCAAAGAATAAACACTCCATGCATTCCCTTGAGTAAGCACCTTTAGCAGCTGAATGGCTTGTCATGTTTTTAATAACAAAGTCTTAAGCTGCCCTGACGAAGtggaaactatttttttttctttagatttcGATTCATTTTTTATATGTAGAGGAGGTTGAAGTCTAGGGCAGGTGTAAGAAAAAAAGGATGTGGAAAATGTTGGAGGGGTTTGTGGTGGTGAAATATTTAGTTACATTTGTCCCAAATGGGCAGAATTTAACAAAAACCTAACTAGAATATGAATGTATGGAACTTATTAATGCTGCATTTTGAGTCAGAAAATAAGGGAGGATTTTGCTGGTTTTCTTTGTGGGTTTCTTAATTTGTTTCCCAACCCAGACTCATTATTCCCTTCGTAGATATACCTTTCACAGATACGCAATGATGTTTGTATAACATCTCCAATGCCTCTGTACTGGGGACTCCTGCACCATTTTGCCAACAGACATCAGATCTAATACACTTCCGACCATGCCATCATGGCACTGGAGGAACCCATCAAATTTTGGTGAAGATCCAGACTGCTTTTTAGTAAAACTGAGTTTGGGAATTGGCCTTGGTGGAAGATTCAAGGTAACATACATTTTTAGTAAGTAATTGCGAGGTTGCAAGCCTGCCTTCTGTAAATGAAATTTTCTCTCCGATCAttgattaaacctctaaaaatTCATCTGCATGTCAGTGTTACATATTTAAAAGTATTTGACTTCCGTGAAAATAATCCCTGCCTGCTTGGAAATGACTTAGATTAAACTGAACCCCATGATCTCTTTGacaatgtgcagatctatgaaatCTTTCTAAATGCAAGTATCTCCACTCACTgaagctcgagcacaccagctcacctacaactctgctgaAACACTATGAAACTTCTTTACATATCAGAATGGAAGGTTgcaatattggagtaattcagccatgcaGATATGGATGAACgtgaaactgattctgaagaaaactAATGATGCACTAAAAGTCCCTCTCTGCAGACAGACCTGAGGTTTCTTATGTGCAAAACcctctgaatccatgtttttaaaacacagaaacactctgCCGGGACTGCTTATATTAGTCATTGTTTGTCTTCTAGTACACGATAATTAAATTGATTTGTTTACAAGGTACAAACTTAATTTTAATCAGAGAATGTCTCTAAATTTGCATAATATTTAATCTCTTATTAAATTTGTTAAGAGAACTTAGATTTTGTTCAGATGCATTTTGGGAGAGTAAATGAAGCATTAGTTTTAAGCACAGAACTGTGGCATCAGACTACCATTGGGAGTTCGGtttagagaaaaaagaaacttttgGTTTAGATTGGGGAAagattagcctagccgcgctagacccatgtttctgaaggcacaagggtctagggccgctcgacagggagggaggcgggctaaaaggttgtctttcaaatcactctgcagcaattgggtagatatacaaccaatcagtgtaacgaataggctgacgtagttcccagagcgccggcggattgtggctaagtcccattagcttcccaaccagtggagccaactggtatattaaggatttgccatatcccgtcggcataagtccaaatacgtctttcttctcaatgaaacacttcagtgccgtcctttgtttatctttcaagttgaattttagcttcaaatctttaagggctgtggccaaagccgagtcgaaagataactgtttattgtgcactggttgtttctgtcagaatcgtaacacctctgtcgtcacttagttacgcccgccttctgactctacacttcatggtgatttgtccggccagttttaggagaatccagcctcgagccttatggagggtaactagacccaccctggcagagaattaaattcgttgccgtgggttgtctagcgcggctaggctagggaaAGATTGCAGTTTTTGTTAAATGCTAACGATGTTTCCTCTCAGGCTCATGAATACCTTTTCTGTATCAAACCAGACGATGTAGTACTAGAAGTGCTTAAGTAACATTATACTCCCATACAAAAACAACTCCATAGTTAATTTGTGTAAGCAACCAATTACAGTGCAGTTCCATTTCACTGTGACTGTATCCTCTAGTGGCCATTGTGAGTATGACAGGAAATGACATAGTTATGTCGCCACAAAGTCATAGTCCAGTCTAGCTTACAATTTGTCACATACTGCTGCTTTGTCAGGATCTCTTGGCATCACATTTGAACACACCAGGTACTGTTTGGCAAATTGTTTGTTCCAAGTAACTTCAAATTCCttgaatgttaaaaaatagaCACCATGACACAGCAGCCAGATTTTCTCAACTGATATTGTCATTAACACTTCAGGCAATGTGAAGTGTGGCTTGTAACGTGATCAAACCATGATCTTTTCCAAGCTTTGGTCATGAAATTTGGTGCAAAAGCTAAACAGCGATTGTAAACaaaatttttgtcacaaataaaacaaaacaaaatgaaagaattCTAGTCCCACATGGTACATAAACCTCAGTGCTGTGGGTGAAAGTCATACAAAGAGGAGATCAGGGCTGATGAATGGGTCAACAAAACACACTGTTCAACAACAATAACCACATACTCATTTTTATGATTGTGATAGCAACAGTCTTCTAATTTCTTTTCAAATTTCAACTATTCCTCTGTCTGAATctaaacagaagcaaaacaaaaacaaaaaagtatctGTGCTATCTTGCCACAAGTGTGGACACTAATTCAGTTTAAGCTATTTCACCTTGAACAAAGATTTCAGTGAGTAGTGCTGAAGGGCCTACGGATACGAAGTAAATAGTGGAGTAGTGGATATAAAATATTCTCATGTGTAGGGTCTgctttaagaaataaaaaaggaaagtgGGAGAGCAGCTCACCTGACTGTCAGCAAACAAAATCCATCCACTATCAGACGTGTATTTGATAGCACAAGAACGTAAAAGAAACAACTATGGAGTTTCTGCTGTATTCACTTAGTGTGAGCAAAGACAGCAAAATATCCCAATATTCCAACTTTTGCAATATAAGATATGAttaattttgtgaaaattagTTTTATggattattgattttttttattggttttaatgtTCTACATGATATCATTCAAGTATAGGCACTAattcagaagaaaaaacagttttgatCATTTAGATTGTAACAGTTTTTAGTCtaaacacaattatacaaaaAATAAGTAATGCTGAAGTAACTCCAACTGCATAATAACAAGATAACAAGATTTGATATTTtgatgaaaaacaataaaacatgttgtCAGTAGGTGGTTCTCCATTGTATTCTGCTTAAGCATTGTTTAGTCTTGCCAGATACATAATTAACCACGATTCCTCCAAATGGTATCAAAGGAGAGTGGGGTAAGAACCTTTCCGTGCCTGAAGAATTGGATGTGGAGACGAGGGAAAACCAAAAGGAGCCAACTTGAGGAGCCAAGAAATCGATAATATTCAAGGGATCTGAAATGGAGCGAGGGGATGTGGAGGGGTAAAAGGACAAAATATTCCCAGTGCACCCAGAGTAAGGCTGGAACAACAGAGCCGCATCACCAGAAAGCATCTCGCTCCCCACCGGGGAGAAGGCATCTGTGTACCGGCGCTTGATTGACATTCCATTTGTCCCGTGAAAGGTGCTCATATACTGAACACGGACTAACTGTCTCCCCCTCATCTGTGCTCAAAGCTTGGAAATTAAGTTATCTCCCTGCGCTGGCGTTGCACGTCTTCACACAAAACATATGCCACTCAAAGAAAATGGCAATTTGTTTAGCCTCTGACAATGAACATGACTGTGTTTAATCTTGGTTTTGTATAGTTTATGGGGAAATAACTTGTGAGGGATGGATGAATGTACAGAGTACGGGGGATCCGGGTGCAACTTCCAAAGCTTTTGTTCCCTTCTTCCAGGGTATTCCACAAAGAATGAATATAAAGCATGCACTGCGCATGGAGGTGCATAGATTATGTTATTTCCCTCTTTTTGAATATTCAATCGACTACTTATATATTAATACATGGCCTGTTTATAAATTTATGGCATTCCTCCAGTATATATTTCTTAAGGCTCCGCGTTCGTTAGACCGTGATTATATCTTTCTGATCTTGTTCCCTTCACATCAATCATTCATTCAagatgctgcacacacacacacaaaaaaagaacagaaacacattCTTACTTCCTGCATCCAGCTCCAGCTATTATGCAGTGGGTGGGGCGTGGGGTTTAATGATAGAAACATGTTAatgtgagaggaggaggagggctaAGTACCGTAGAAAGTGTTTGCAAGAGAGAGCCAAACAACTCCAATCGCAACTTCTTTCAATCACGGTGCATCgcatttgaacattttccacCTTAAAGTCTGAAATCTATGCAATTTTAATCACTGTTTAACATGTAGATGCTTTTTGAGCCTTCATCTTGGTTTTAGCTATTTCACCTTGAAAAAAGATCTCAGCGAGTGGCGCTGAAGGGCTTAAACTGGAACGAGAACGCGTCTAACAACCCgagtaaaaacatgattttaatgtttttttgtgtctgagtTGGATACGAAATAATGTGATGTGTAGaattcagctaaaaaaaaggcaaagaaagTGGGAGAACAGAACAAAATGCCCCCAGCAGGGACTTTTAAAGCTCACTATTAGACATGTATTTAATCAgcacaaaatagaaaatgtaagAACAACTGTGGGGTTGatgctgcattcatttcatGTCAGCAAGGACAGCAAAATCTCCCAGAATTTTAGATGTAATTCATTTTTGTGAAGGTTTGTtttgaatttcatttcattttggaaTCCTTTTACGTCCTGTCAGTGCTGAACTAGTTGAGATTTGAGTGATACGCTATACAGTGAACTGATACTTGAGATTGATGTTGCCTTTTGCTGATGGATGCTGACTTTGGTGGAGATACTGAGCTACAGTACACACGTTTGAGTTGAAAGTTTCTCCTGTACTGTTTTTCACCCACAGCTAAATAATACATTCAGTAATGTAATAGTTAATGCTAACATACAGCAGCTTCATAGGTTAAAGCACATAGTGATcttaaaattaacaaaatgtaCTGTATTGGCATTAGTTTTGGATTGTATTTAGATTTAACTGCAGCCATTTTAAATTTCAGCTGGAATTAGGAGTACAGCAATAGGACTAGGACAGCAATACAACATCATTTTGAAGGCAATCCCTGAGTAGAACACGtgccaaataaaaaaagagtctGTAAAAGTCATTTTCGAAGCAGATTAAAACAGTAGAACAGTTTAAAATTTGATGAATATGTATCTAAGTCACTGTTAAAAGTGCAAAGtgtggcaaaaaagaaaatatttatagTTATATGTTAgtgctggagaatggtctggtTGTACCTCTTTATCATTCTGCTGcagtgaagagaaaaaaaaactctggcttgtttgtgttttgtttgtgtttgtatttggcccgggatgcagtgatggtgccccGGCATACAGCGACAAGGGAATTGTTCTGGTGATATTATCATTGATATGGATAATTCTCCAAAATAGATAAATAGGACTGCTGTATTGGACAATCCAAATCTTTGGGAAAACTTGCTGCTTGgaggttgctgttgttttgtttagtgaAGGTCATTTtgaaaaccacaaaacaccGATAGTGGAATGGGAGGAGAATGCTCTACGAAATCTGTGGGGGAAAGAGTAGACTTCTATAAGAAGTTAATATCCTGGGAGTCAGACAAGGGATGAGGTTATAAGATATGTATTTTTCCATTATGATTTGGAACATCAAGGCAGTGACATGAAAACTTTTGGCTGCCTGTGATTACAGTTTGAAAAAGACTAAATCTTGGCAAGGAACAGTAGTTGAGTTACGATCGTCTAATAGATCCTTGTAATAGTGTGGTCACCCATGTTAAGTAAGATTCCAAACTGTAGGAAGCAGAAGTTAAAAGGAAACTACAAATACGTGAACAACATTGAATGAAAGCTGACACCCAAGATTTCCCATTAGTTACTGCACATTGCAAGAGAGCCAAACAAAAGGAGGGAGCCTTGCCAAGGCATTTACAAATGTCTGTATTGACATTATGACTAAAACTGTCATCACTGACGCAATTATTTGAGCGGTTAAGctaaatggaaacaaaaatgctcaaataataaataaataatttactcTAGTATCTCTAAGTAAAAAGGCAATGGTTTACCTTACAACTAGCCTAAGTTAACATTGGATTGACCTGCTTAGCCATATTATCTTGTAAAGCATCTTTTTTTTAGTTACATTTATTCACAAGTCCCATACATTTCAGTAGTACACATTGTGTAATGgtatcatttttttcaatactGTATTTCAGCAACGGGTATCCAAGGCGTTTATGCTACCAGGGTAATGGGTGGTGGAGgagttgtgtgcattttttttgacagaagtTCCCTTAACTAACTTTCCCTTAACAAAGAATGCTGTTTATGTACAAAGCATTCCAAGACTTTGAAGAGCTTCTGGTGAATGACTGGTAGCTTGAAGAGACAAGACTCCAGGAAGTTGCATCAACAAGcctctgtaaaagaaaaaaataaagatagaaCATGATAATTAACCAACCCTTAGaggtactttttaaaaattggacAGAGCACCTAACTTCCAGGTTGAATCACCAGGTGATGACAGTAGAGTTA from Acanthochromis polyacanthus isolate Apoly-LR-REF ecotype Palm Island chromosome 11, KAUST_Apoly_ChrSc, whole genome shotgun sequence includes the following:
- the irx4b gene encoding iroquois-class homeodomain protein IRX-4b — protein: MAYSQLGYSYSTTPQFLMTSSSLAGCLEAGTPPSHPVLRSPGHQLTPGAGIGVYSGPYPKSQSYYNTCASDALYSRGPLDPKEGAASVHVGTSQTPAYYPYEYTFGQYPYDRYGYSCSDGASRRKNATRETTSTLKAWLQEHQKNPYPTKGEKIMLAIITRMTLTQVSTWFANARRRLKKENKVTWSPRACKSSDDRCCEDDSDEAEKPPKSDIPDQQCADLQSDLEDFDLLESDASDCEPKAQFIPEDNEANPNTDLPHGHLTHSSDPLHGKDRLSPDCPKLTPVHHQNSSFYLNPDLRNTDTKPKIWSIAHTAVSLEASLQPEYPPCMLSSAGSSSPGYATNMALTKADRQQESPVATLREWVDGVFHDPPFQQPKPAEAWKGLNEAVMDSRTPGQSFEIVRPTSSL